From a region of the Paenibacillus segetis genome:
- a CDS encoding YhgE/Pip domain-containing protein: MKSLSVFFNDLKASFKKPKVFIPIIVVLFIPVLYSGMFLTAFWDPYGKMNELPVAIVNQDTGANYEGKSLEVGKDLVEELKKSDDFSWRFVTREEADKGMENDEYYMTIVIPEDFSSKATTLMNETPEPAQLIFEPNEGYNFLAAQIGGTAVKEIKSKVSAKVTEAYTETLFDQVQEISGGLGDAGDGANTLKEGAVKLDDGALKLKENLAKLVDGTTQLQSGISPLKDGVGSLSQGAQELQNGSSTLASGLDQLTAAGAQLEEGAVKANAGGKQLQAGLQSSLEGANTLSAGLKSSEEGSAKLVAGLQSSVDGTGKVSEGAKAVAQGLEQLAKASPELAENPAVQKLLAASQAVATGSEQVLQGQQQLLQGSKELNGAQKQLLQGSQKLAQGQEQLVQGATQVTAGQEQLAAGLKQFNGKLSEAATGGKKLAEGSGKLNSGAQQIQSGMDQLSGGVGTIASGSKQLDSGAGELKDGMEKLTEGSGELATKLNEAADQTSSVKKTDALVNMYAQPIEIQEHKVDPVPNYGTGFSPYFLSLGLFVGALISTLVVPIRGSSTQEATGWNRFVSRMLAFSSMSLIQALLAAFVTLYGLGLEVQSVPLFYLFTFVTSLCYMFIIQALVTWLDNPGRFIAILMLIFQLTTSAGTFPIELIPNWMKVFNPWLPMTYSVSGYKSVISSGQFGITWSHMGILMIFGLVFLALTLVYFLRHDRNEEVGNEAVLSA; this comes from the coding sequence ATGAAATCGTTGTCGGTATTTTTTAATGATTTGAAGGCTTCATTTAAGAAGCCTAAGGTGTTTATTCCTATCATCGTAGTTTTGTTTATTCCCGTGTTATATAGTGGGATGTTTCTAACGGCGTTTTGGGATCCTTATGGCAAAATGAATGAACTTCCTGTAGCGATAGTCAATCAGGATACAGGTGCCAACTATGAAGGTAAGTCACTTGAGGTTGGTAAAGATTTAGTTGAAGAATTAAAGAAAAGTGATGATTTCTCCTGGAGATTCGTTACCCGTGAAGAAGCGGACAAGGGTATGGAGAATGATGAATATTATATGACCATAGTTATCCCGGAAGATTTCTCTTCCAAAGCGACAACTTTGATGAATGAAACTCCGGAACCAGCTCAACTTATTTTTGAGCCAAATGAGGGCTATAATTTCTTAGCTGCCCAAATCGGTGGTACAGCGGTTAAAGAGATCAAAAGTAAAGTTTCTGCTAAAGTAACAGAAGCCTATACTGAAACTCTGTTCGACCAAGTACAAGAGATCTCCGGCGGATTAGGTGATGCTGGAGATGGGGCAAACACCCTGAAAGAAGGGGCTGTGAAACTCGATGATGGTGCGCTTAAGCTGAAAGAGAACTTGGCTAAACTAGTTGATGGAACAACCCAGTTGCAATCGGGTATTTCTCCTTTAAAAGATGGTGTTGGTTCACTTAGCCAAGGTGCTCAGGAACTACAAAATGGTTCTTCTACTCTAGCGAGTGGGTTGGATCAACTAACAGCGGCAGGTGCTCAACTTGAGGAAGGCGCTGTGAAAGCTAATGCTGGTGGTAAGCAATTACAAGCAGGATTACAATCTTCTTTAGAAGGTGCTAATACTTTAAGTGCGGGATTGAAATCTTCGGAAGAAGGTAGCGCCAAATTAGTCGCGGGTCTACAGTCTTCTGTTGACGGAACAGGCAAAGTTAGTGAAGGTGCCAAAGCCGTAGCTCAAGGCTTGGAGCAATTAGCGAAAGCAAGTCCTGAACTTGCAGAAAACCCTGCCGTACAGAAATTGTTGGCAGCAAGCCAAGCGGTAGCTACGGGTAGTGAACAGGTGTTGCAAGGTCAACAGCAACTACTGCAAGGAAGCAAAGAATTAAATGGAGCACAGAAACAATTGCTGCAAGGTAGTCAAAAGCTTGCTCAAGGACAAGAGCAGTTAGTGCAAGGTGCAACGCAAGTGACTGCCGGACAAGAACAGCTCGCAGCTGGTTTGAAGCAGTTTAACGGCAAATTGTCTGAAGCTGCAACCGGAGGTAAGAAACTTGCCGAAGGTTCTGGTAAGCTCAATAGTGGTGCACAGCAAATTCAAAGTGGTATGGACCAATTGTCTGGTGGTGTAGGTACGATCGCTAGTGGTTCTAAACAATTAGATAGCGGTGCTGGCGAATTGAAAGACGGTATGGAGAAGCTTACTGAAGGTTCCGGAGAATTGGCAACCAAGCTGAACGAAGCTGCTGATCAAACTTCAAGTGTGAAGAAAACAGATGCACTTGTAAACATGTACGCGCAGCCGATTGAAATTCAGGAGCATAAAGTCGATCCAGTACCTAACTATGGTACAGGATTCTCTCCTTACTTCTTATCTTTGGGACTGTTTGTAGGAGCACTGATCTCCACACTCGTTGTTCCAATTCGAGGATCTTCCACCCAGGAAGCAACGGGATGGAATCGTTTTGTTAGCAGAATGCTGGCATTTTCTTCAATGAGTTTGATTCAAGCTCTTCTAGCAGCTTTCGTAACATTGTATGGATTAGGGCTTGAAGTACAAAGTGTTCCTCTGTTCTATCTATTCACTTTCGTCACAAGTTTGTGTTACATGTTCATCATTCAAGCGCTTGTAACTTGGCTTGATAATCCAGGTCGTTTCATTGCGATCTTGATGCTGATCTTCCAATTGACAACCAGCGCAGGTACGTTCCCAATCGAACTGATTCCTAACTGGATGAAAGTGTTTAACCCATGGTTACCAATGACATATAGTGTCAGCGGGTATAAATCAGTTATCTCTAGTGGTCAATTCGGTATTACTTGGAGTCACATGGGTATTCTTATGATATTCGGACTCGTCTTCCTAGCGTTAACATTGGTATACTTCTTGCGTCATGATCGCAATGAAGAAGTTGGCAATGAAGCGGTATTGAGTGCATAA
- a CDS encoding helix-turn-helix transcriptional regulator, producing MDEQRAILETYFPIASLITSIVGPKCEVVIHDIFNPEQSVIYLTNGHISGRKVGDGATDLVLKLLKGNLNQDQPFIANYIAEGPNGQKFRSSTYFIRNHKGELIGLMCINIDITQMKIAEEWIQHLLYGDSSVTPQVKEDPPEEKQVTEYLQGNVEDLLRHMIKTVLGKLDVTKDRLTSHEKQELVKALNNQGVFLLKGGVSEVARSLGISEPTVYRYLQKLK from the coding sequence GTGGATGAACAGAGAGCAATACTTGAAACGTATTTTCCAATCGCCTCGTTAATAACATCAATCGTGGGTCCGAAATGCGAAGTTGTGATCCATGATATTTTCAATCCGGAGCAGTCTGTCATTTATCTTACGAATGGCCATATCAGCGGGCGCAAAGTCGGAGACGGGGCTACGGATTTGGTCTTGAAGCTATTGAAAGGAAATTTGAATCAAGATCAGCCGTTTATTGCCAACTATATCGCAGAAGGTCCAAATGGGCAGAAATTTCGATCATCCACCTATTTTATTCGCAATCACAAGGGGGAGTTGATCGGTTTAATGTGCATTAACATCGACATTACGCAAATGAAAATTGCCGAAGAGTGGATTCAGCATTTGCTATACGGTGACTCATCTGTAACGCCTCAGGTGAAAGAGGATCCTCCCGAAGAAAAGCAGGTTACGGAATACCTGCAAGGAAATGTCGAAGATTTATTGCGGCATATGATCAAAACGGTGCTGGGCAAATTGGATGTCACGAAAGATCGACTTACGTCGCATGAAAAGCAAGAGCTGGTGAAAGCATTGAATAATCAAGGTGTGTTCTTACTGAAGGGGGGCGTGTCTGAAGTCGCGAGGTCTTTAGGAATTTCGGAGCCTACGGTGTATCGGTATTTACAAAAGCTAAAGTGA
- a CDS encoding MGDG synthase family glycosyltransferase — MSKKRVLILSEGFGSGHTQAGYALAAGLKQICPQVHTKVLELGSFLNPTVAPWILSAYRITVNTSPSLVGLLYRKNYEKPLGRVATLALHKMFYHHAVQVVRQLKPDLIICTHPIPNTIISRLKASGLKVPLYTLITDYDAHGSWITPQVDQFLVSTLEVRDLLLKRGVKPESIQVTGIPVHPKFWNAQNKQSARRELGIKDMPTALVMGGGWGLLFKEDLINRLSAWKDNVQIVFCMGSNEKLAAKLQNHPSLRHHNITVVGYTQEISKWMDAADLLITKPGGMTCTEGLSKGLPMLFYESIPGQEEKNREYFVRRGYGEDLDSGDILDKWFERISTGTVFNEYPVNTFSLQPLYKPKRCATEVMELLHSAVQMKNQPSDIVIQRAN, encoded by the coding sequence ATGTCGAAGAAAAGAGTATTGATCTTATCTGAAGGCTTCGGAAGCGGACATACTCAAGCTGGTTATGCACTGGCTGCTGGTCTTAAGCAGATTTGTCCACAAGTTCATACCAAAGTATTGGAACTAGGCTCATTTCTTAATCCAACGGTAGCCCCATGGATTCTGTCCGCTTACCGCATCACCGTTAATACAAGTCCTTCTCTGGTCGGTTTGCTCTATCGTAAGAATTATGAGAAACCATTAGGCCGTGTCGCTACCTTAGCCCTTCATAAGATGTTCTATCACCATGCTGTCCAGGTGGTACGTCAATTGAAACCAGACCTTATTATATGTACACATCCCATACCCAATACGATTATCTCAAGACTTAAGGCCTCTGGACTAAAAGTTCCTTTATATACGCTCATTACCGACTATGATGCACATGGATCGTGGATCACTCCGCAAGTAGACCAATTCCTTGTATCTACCTTAGAAGTGCGTGATCTTTTGTTAAAACGAGGGGTAAAGCCTGAATCCATACAAGTGACAGGAATCCCTGTACACCCTAAGTTCTGGAATGCGCAGAACAAACAAAGCGCACGAAGAGAACTTGGAATTAAAGATATGCCTACAGCACTTGTCATGGGAGGAGGTTGGGGATTACTCTTCAAGGAAGATCTCATTAATAGACTCAGTGCTTGGAAAGATAACGTCCAAATTGTATTCTGCATGGGAAGCAACGAGAAACTAGCTGCCAAACTACAAAATCATCCCTCACTTCGCCATCACAATATTACCGTGGTTGGCTACACACAGGAAATTAGTAAATGGATGGATGCCGCAGATCTGTTAATTACCAAGCCTGGAGGAATGACCTGTACGGAAGGACTATCTAAAGGTCTGCCCATGTTGTTCTATGAATCGATTCCTGGACAAGAAGAGAAGAACCGTGAGTACTTTGTAAGAAGAGGATACGGAGAGGATTTGGACTCCGGGGATATTTTGGACAAATGGTTTGAGCGGATTTCGACTGGAACCGTGTTTAATGAATACCCAGTCAACACCTTTTCCCTACAGCCTTTATATAAACCGAAACGTTGTGCCACGGAGGTAATGGAATTACTTCACTCAGCGGTTCAAATGAAGAATCAGCCTTCAGATATCGTTATTCAAAGGGCAAATTAG
- a CDS encoding RidA family protein — translation MTNNSFQVISTTEAPGAIGPYSQAIRIGGLLFTSGQLGIDAATGTMPATVEEQAECSLRNVKSILEAAGTDMSHIIKTTVFLQDMNDFQKVNDIYAKFFTQPYPARSAVQVARLPKDGLVEIEVIATIE, via the coding sequence ATGACTAATAATTCATTTCAAGTGATTTCTACAACCGAGGCACCGGGTGCAATTGGACCCTATTCCCAAGCGATTCGTATCGGTGGCCTCTTGTTCACATCCGGTCAATTAGGCATTGATGCGGCAACAGGGACAATGCCTGCAACCGTTGAAGAACAGGCGGAATGCTCCCTACGTAATGTAAAGTCGATTTTGGAAGCTGCCGGAACCGATATGAGTCATATCATCAAGACAACTGTATTCTTGCAAGATATGAATGATTTTCAAAAGGTAAATGATATCTATGCGAAATTCTTTACACAGCCATACCCTGCTCGAAGTGCAGTTCAAGTAGCACGTTTGCCGAAGGATGGTCTTGTAGAGATCGAGGTCATAGCAACGATCGAATAG
- a CDS encoding TetR/AcrR family transcriptional regulator: MAVVDRRKQVVEAAAKSFALFGYKATTMDQVARIANVAKGTIYTFFTNKEELFDEILRSIIADMKRISEQKVDENRPFFENLYQSMDALLVYRREHELLIKLFQEVRDFGTPQAKEGLEKIESAILDYLERQISRAVERKEIRSFDPKVISFVLLKLYIALASDWNKVHEPLSEEQIKEFVRIFLAGGLSPE; encoded by the coding sequence ATGGCTGTGGTAGATCGCCGGAAACAAGTAGTCGAGGCAGCAGCAAAATCTTTTGCGCTGTTCGGTTACAAAGCGACGACGATGGACCAGGTGGCGAGAATTGCGAATGTGGCCAAGGGAACCATTTATACGTTTTTCACAAACAAAGAGGAACTGTTTGATGAAATTCTTCGCTCAATCATCGCGGATATGAAGCGGATATCGGAGCAGAAGGTTGACGAGAATAGACCCTTCTTCGAGAACTTATACCAAAGCATGGATGCACTTTTGGTATACAGAAGAGAGCATGAGCTATTAATCAAACTTTTTCAGGAAGTGCGTGATTTTGGTACACCGCAAGCTAAGGAGGGACTTGAGAAGATTGAGAGTGCGATTCTCGACTACTTGGAACGCCAAATTTCTCGTGCTGTAGAGCGCAAAGAAATCCGTTCTTTTGATCCAAAAGTCATTTCCTTCGTTTTATTGAAGCTATACATCGCACTTGCATCGGATTGGAATAAGGTTCATGAGCCTTTAAGTGAAGAACAAATCAAGGAATTTGTTCGGATCTTTCTAGCTGGTGGATTGTCCCCAGAATAA
- the gltB gene encoding glutamate synthase large subunit: MNHTVTPSRQGLYDPVFEKDACGMGFVAHIKGRASHDIVSQALSMLSNMEHRGGQGSEPNSGDGAGILLQIPHRFFDYETQRLGFTLPEPGHYGVGMLFLPHDETTRKEQVAQLTKIIEAEGQQLLGFRTVPTQDDMLGKSAKEAKPFVSQVFIGRGEGLNSELDFERKLYVIRRQAELAIRYGGANQGDAFYVSSISCRKVVYKGMLTTEQVGEFYLDLQDEKLESAIAMVHSRFSTNTFPSWERAHPYRFMIHNGEINTLRGNVNWMHARQSMFVSEAFGDDLDKIKPVINPDGSDTAMFDNTFEFLYLSGRSLPHVAMMMVPEPWGTHDDMDEDKKAFYEYHSSLMEPWDGPAAMGFTDGVQIGAILDRNGLRPSRYYVTKDDLIVLSSEVGVLDIPAENVLYKDRLRPGRMLLVDTKEGRIISDAEVKASIAKENPYRQWLDEHLITLEDLPEALELPKEAHEDIIRRQMAFGYTYEDLRKVLEPMALTGAEGLGSMGYDAPLAVLSDRPQRLYNYFKQMFAQVTNPPIDAIREELVTSTVTTIGPERNLLNPEPESCRQIRLEAPILSNEDFAKLRHVHRPGFKSMTFPILFPAAEGAKGLEQAIDTLCAAADRAIAKGHNILILSDREVDKENAAIPALLAVSSLHHHLILQETRTKVSILLETGEPREVHHFALLLGYGVSAVNPYLAFETLGDMIAQGMLRGISHEKATKNFIKAATKGVIKTLSKMGISTIQSYRGAQIFEAVGLNESFVDKYFTWTPTRIGGIGLEEVTVETLNHHSRAFTDKDGNDKVLDSGGDYQWRSGGEEHLFNPQTVHLLQQSVRTGDYGLYKKFSTLVQGENEKFLTLRSLLELKPVGPKVPLDEVESAASIMRRFKTGAMSFGSISKEAHETIAIAMNRIGGKSNTGEGGEDPARFIPDSNGDLRRSAIKQVASGRFGVTSHYLVNADEIQIKMAQGAKPGEGGQLPGQKVYPWVAEVRGSTPGVGLISPPPHHDIYSIEDLAELIFDLKNANQHARINVKLVSEAGVGTIAAGVAKGRADVILVSGYDGGTGASPQSSIRHAGLPWELGLAETHQTLMINNLRDRVVLETDGKMLSGRDLAVAALLGAEEYGFSTAPLVAVGCIMMRVCQLDTCPVGVATQNPELRKNFAGDPQHVVNFMTFVAEDLREWMSELGFRSLQDMIGRTDCLDTVKAVQHWKKRGVDLTPLLHVPVQPEGSSRYCTQQQNHALNETLDVTQLLDLAKPALERGEVVNATLPICNVNRATGTLLGSEVTRIYGAAGLPEDMIQFSFEGSAGQSFGAFVPKGMTLTVIGDANDYIGKGLSGGKVIVQPSPLATFAAEDNIIVGNTSFYGATSGEAYVRGIAGERFAVRNSGANIVVEGVGDHGCEYMTGGIVAVLGGTGRNFAAGMSGGIAYVLDTEGDLINRCNLEMVLLEQIQDTAEADQLQTLISRHVLYTESSVGQQILEHWNEYLPRFVRVIPKDYKRMLQQIRKVEEEGLQGEAALLAAFEASTRELARTGK, from the coding sequence ATGAATCATACCGTTACTCCATCACGACAGGGACTTTATGATCCCGTATTTGAAAAAGACGCCTGTGGTATGGGTTTTGTCGCTCACATTAAGGGTCGGGCTTCCCATGATATCGTTAGCCAGGCACTGAGCATGTTAAGTAACATGGAGCACCGCGGCGGACAAGGTAGTGAACCTAACTCGGGTGACGGTGCAGGTATATTACTGCAAATCCCTCATCGCTTCTTCGACTATGAAACGCAAAGGCTTGGATTTACTTTACCTGAGCCAGGTCATTATGGAGTTGGCATGCTGTTCTTGCCACATGACGAGACTACACGTAAAGAGCAAGTAGCACAGCTAACTAAGATTATTGAAGCGGAAGGGCAACAACTACTAGGTTTCCGTACGGTTCCAACCCAAGACGACATGCTTGGTAAGTCAGCGAAGGAAGCGAAGCCGTTCGTTAGCCAAGTATTTATCGGTCGTGGTGAGGGGCTGAATAGTGAGCTTGATTTTGAACGTAAGCTATACGTCATTCGTCGCCAGGCGGAGCTGGCGATCAGATATGGTGGAGCTAATCAAGGGGATGCTTTTTACGTATCAAGTATTTCATGCCGAAAAGTGGTATACAAAGGGATGTTAACCACGGAACAGGTAGGAGAGTTTTACCTTGACTTACAAGATGAAAAGTTGGAGTCGGCAATTGCCATGGTTCACTCCAGATTTAGTACGAATACGTTCCCGAGCTGGGAACGGGCACATCCCTATCGTTTCATGATTCATAACGGTGAGATTAATACGCTACGTGGAAATGTGAACTGGATGCACGCACGTCAATCGATGTTCGTAAGTGAAGCTTTTGGAGATGACTTGGATAAAATCAAACCAGTTATTAACCCAGATGGCTCGGATACTGCGATGTTTGATAATACATTTGAGTTTTTATATCTCAGTGGGCGCTCTCTCCCACATGTGGCAATGATGATGGTACCTGAACCATGGGGCACTCATGATGATATGGATGAAGATAAGAAGGCATTTTATGAATATCACAGCTCGCTGATGGAACCGTGGGATGGACCAGCTGCGATGGGCTTCACCGATGGAGTGCAAATTGGAGCTATTCTGGATAGAAATGGACTTCGTCCATCACGTTACTATGTGACAAAAGATGACTTGATTGTGTTGTCATCCGAAGTTGGAGTACTCGATATTCCAGCGGAAAACGTGTTATATAAGGACCGCCTGCGTCCAGGCCGGATGCTGCTTGTCGATACGAAAGAAGGCCGGATTATATCTGACGCAGAAGTGAAGGCCTCTATCGCCAAAGAAAATCCATATCGTCAGTGGCTAGATGAGCACCTTATCACGCTAGAGGATTTACCTGAAGCACTAGAACTTCCCAAGGAAGCGCATGAGGATATCATTCGTCGTCAAATGGCATTTGGATACACGTACGAGGATTTACGTAAGGTACTGGAGCCGATGGCACTTACTGGGGCCGAAGGTCTGGGTTCCATGGGATATGATGCACCTTTAGCTGTTTTGTCTGATCGTCCGCAGCGGCTTTACAATTACTTCAAGCAGATGTTTGCGCAGGTGACAAACCCTCCAATCGATGCGATCAGAGAGGAGCTAGTTACTTCAACAGTAACGACGATTGGTCCAGAAAGAAACCTACTTAACCCGGAACCAGAGAGCTGCCGACAAATCAGATTAGAAGCACCCATTCTATCCAATGAGGATTTCGCCAAGCTACGGCATGTTCATCGTCCAGGTTTCAAATCGATGACTTTCCCGATTCTGTTTCCTGCGGCTGAAGGAGCTAAGGGACTGGAGCAAGCTATCGATACACTTTGCGCAGCTGCGGATCGTGCCATTGCTAAGGGACATAACATTCTAATCTTGTCCGACCGTGAAGTGGATAAAGAGAATGCGGCGATCCCTGCTTTGTTAGCCGTATCTAGCTTGCATCATCATCTCATTCTCCAGGAAACACGGACCAAAGTTAGTATTTTGCTCGAAACCGGTGAGCCACGGGAAGTTCATCATTTTGCGCTATTGTTAGGTTATGGAGTCAGTGCGGTGAATCCTTATCTCGCATTTGAGACATTGGGCGATATGATCGCACAAGGGATGTTACGAGGTATTTCCCATGAAAAGGCGACGAAAAATTTCATAAAGGCCGCAACGAAGGGGGTCATTAAGACTCTTTCCAAAATGGGTATTTCGACAATCCAGTCTTATCGGGGCGCACAAATCTTTGAGGCAGTTGGTCTCAATGAATCATTTGTGGATAAATACTTTACCTGGACACCAACGCGTATTGGTGGCATTGGCCTTGAAGAAGTGACGGTAGAGACATTGAATCATCATTCCCGGGCTTTTACAGATAAAGATGGAAATGATAAAGTGCTAGATTCCGGTGGGGATTATCAATGGAGAAGTGGCGGGGAGGAGCATTTATTTAATCCGCAAACCGTCCATTTACTACAACAGTCTGTTCGTACAGGTGATTATGGATTATATAAGAAATTCTCAACGCTTGTGCAAGGTGAGAATGAAAAGTTCTTGACGCTTCGTTCATTGCTTGAATTGAAACCTGTTGGACCTAAAGTACCACTTGATGAAGTGGAGTCAGCGGCTTCGATTATGCGACGCTTTAAGACGGGCGCGATGTCTTTTGGATCGATTAGTAAAGAAGCACATGAGACGATAGCGATAGCGATGAATCGTATCGGAGGCAAGAGTAACACGGGTGAAGGTGGGGAAGATCCCGCACGATTCATACCTGATAGTAACGGTGATTTACGCCGAAGTGCGATTAAGCAGGTAGCTTCTGGTCGATTTGGTGTTACGTCGCATTATCTAGTGAACGCAGATGAGATTCAAATCAAGATGGCACAGGGAGCGAAACCGGGTGAGGGCGGGCAACTTCCTGGCCAAAAGGTATACCCTTGGGTAGCGGAAGTGCGAGGTTCCACACCAGGCGTTGGGTTAATATCACCTCCACCTCATCATGATATTTATTCGATTGAGGATTTGGCTGAGCTGATCTTTGATCTCAAGAATGCGAATCAACACGCTCGTATTAATGTGAAGCTCGTGTCAGAAGCAGGAGTTGGTACGATCGCGGCTGGTGTAGCTAAAGGTCGTGCAGATGTGATCTTGGTAAGTGGTTACGATGGAGGAACGGGTGCCTCACCACAGAGCTCGATCCGTCACGCTGGATTACCTTGGGAACTTGGTCTGGCAGAGACACACCAGACACTTATGATAAATAATCTTCGTGATCGCGTCGTATTGGAGACGGACGGTAAAATGCTTAGTGGTCGTGACTTGGCTGTTGCTGCGCTGCTCGGAGCAGAAGAATATGGATTCTCGACTGCACCGTTAGTTGCCGTAGGCTGCATTATGATGCGCGTGTGCCAATTGGATACTTGTCCAGTTGGTGTGGCGACGCAAAACCCGGAACTGCGGAAGAACTTTGCTGGAGATCCACAGCATGTAGTTAATTTTATGACCTTTGTTGCTGAAGACTTAAGGGAATGGATGTCAGAGCTCGGCTTCCGCAGCTTGCAGGACATGATTGGTCGTACGGATTGTCTCGATACCGTTAAGGCCGTCCAGCATTGGAAGAAACGCGGCGTGGATCTTACACCACTTCTACATGTGCCAGTTCAACCAGAAGGAAGTAGCCGTTATTGTACACAACAACAGAATCATGCGCTAAATGAGACGCTCGATGTGACCCAGCTGCTTGATCTGGCTAAGCCGGCTTTGGAACGTGGAGAAGTCGTTAATGCTACATTGCCGATCTGTAATGTGAACCGAGCAACGGGTACGCTGCTAGGCAGTGAAGTGACACGTATTTACGGGGCCGCAGGACTACCTGAAGATATGATTCAATTTTCTTTTGAGGGATCAGCGGGTCAAAGCTTTGGGGCATTTGTGCCAAAAGGAATGACGCTCACCGTAATAGGGGATGCGAATGATTATATAGGCAAAGGATTATCAGGTGGTAAGGTGATCGTACAACCTTCGCCGCTGGCTACATTTGCTGCAGAAGATAATATCATAGTTGGTAATACCTCGTTCTATGGTGCGACTAGTGGCGAAGCTTATGTCCGTGGCATTGCGGGGGAACGGTTTGCTGTACGTAACTCAGGAGCTAACATCGTCGTCGAAGGCGTTGGTGACCATGGCTGTGAGTATATGACAGGTGGAATTGTAGCTGTTCTTGGTGGAACGGGACGTAACTTCGCAGCGGGAATGTCCGGTGGTATTGCCTACGTATTGGATACAGAAGGGGATCTAATTAACCGTTGCAATCTAGAAATGGTATTGCTGGAGCAAATTCAAGATACTGCTGAAGCTGATCAATTGCAGACATTGATTAGTCGCCATGTGCTCTATACCGAGAGTTCAGTGGGTCAGCAGATATTGGAGCATTGGAACGAATATCTTCCGAGGTTTGTACGGGTTATTCCAAAGGATTATAAACGAATGCTTCAGCAAATTCGTAAGGTTGAGGAGGAAGGATTACAAGGCGAAGCTGCTCTGTTGGCTGCTTTCGAAGCGAGTACCCGTGAACTAGCCCGCACAGGAAAATGA
- a CDS encoding MalY/PatB family protein has protein sequence MTNFDEIINRYGTNSAKWDGMAQGMDRDMIALSVADMDLRAPQAIIEKIDQMALHGIYGYTELFPKYYEATRHWLKKAYDWEIPTDWIVFCPRIVQAVSLIIQQFTAVGDRILMHTPAYQPIANSITVNNRELVESQLRLENGRYEIDFVDMEEQMKKGVKMVILVSPHNPVGRVWSIEELTRIVKLCEQYDAWIVSDDIHADFVYGNNQHTIIATISEQAAARSFVCTSPAKTFNLASLEIANIVIPNPVLREQFRRTLLQSGIHNPTFFAVPATEIAYTACDQWLMELRTYIVDNIEFTKAFLAQHMPELNVIEPEGTYLLWMDCRAVSPHDEALRQWLIDDAKVNVSFGASFGAVGEGFIRLNVATPRALLQEALHRMSMTYPL, from the coding sequence ATGACTAACTTTGATGAGATCATTAATCGCTATGGAACCAATTCTGCCAAATGGGATGGAATGGCTCAAGGAATGGACCGTGATATGATTGCGTTATCTGTAGCCGATATGGATTTACGTGCCCCACAAGCCATTATCGAAAAAATAGATCAAATGGCCCTGCATGGAATCTACGGATATACGGAGTTATTTCCGAAGTATTATGAAGCGACCCGTCACTGGCTCAAAAAAGCTTATGATTGGGAAATTCCAACCGATTGGATCGTGTTCTGTCCACGTATTGTTCAAGCTGTGTCTTTAATCATTCAGCAATTTACGGCTGTGGGCGACCGAATTCTGATGCATACCCCGGCTTATCAACCCATTGCGAATAGCATCACGGTTAATAACCGCGAACTGGTGGAGAGCCAGCTGCGACTGGAGAACGGCCGTTATGAGATTGACTTCGTCGATATGGAAGAGCAGATGAAGAAAGGCGTTAAGATGGTTATTCTCGTATCGCCTCATAATCCGGTTGGACGCGTATGGAGTATCGAGGAATTGACACGTATTGTTAAGCTTTGTGAGCAATATGATGCATGGATTGTTTCCGATGATATCCATGCCGATTTCGTATACGGGAACAATCAACACACAATCATTGCTACAATATCAGAGCAGGCAGCGGCAAGGTCTTTTGTCTGTACTTCTCCTGCAAAGACATTCAATTTGGCGAGTCTTGAAATTGCGAATATTGTTATTCCGAACCCTGTCCTACGTGAACAATTTCGACGTACACTGCTGCAATCAGGTATACATAACCCAACCTTCTTTGCAGTTCCAGCCACAGAGATAGCGTATACAGCATGTGATCAATGGTTAATGGAGCTACGAACTTACATTGTGGATAATATTGAATTTACGAAGGCATTCCTAGCGCAGCACATGCCAGAATTGAATGTGATTGAGCCAGAAGGCACTTATTTGTTATGGATGGACTGCAGGGCGGTTAGTCCTCATGATGAAGCTCTGCGACAATGGCTGATCGACGATGCGAAGGTGAATGTGAGTTTCGGCGCTTCCTTTGGGGCGGTAGGTGAAGGATTTATCCGGTTAAATGTAGCGACACCTAGAGCACTACTTCAAGAAGCATTGCACCGTATGAGTATGACTTATCCTCTTTGA